The sequence below is a genomic window from Candidatus Neomarinimicrobiota bacterium.
ACAAATGTGAGAAAACGTAACGCAACAAATAGCATAAATCTTGAAAGGATTGGTAAGATCGTAAACATGACCCAAGAAGAATTAGAACAATCACTAAACGAGTTGCGCGGATTACCTGATGAGACCGAGTGGGTTGAGTTTAAAGTCAACAACTACAACCCCAGGATAATCGGAGAATATATTTCGGCATTGTCAAATTCTGCCTGCTTACACGATAGAGCAAACGGGTTTTTGATTTATGGTATTCAAGATAAGACCCACTCTGTTGTCGGCACGAGTTTCAAACCCAAACAGACCAAGATCAAGAATGAAGAATTGGCTCCTAAGACAATTACGTCCAAGAATTGATTTTTTGATTTATGAATTTCCATATGCTGGCAAATCAATCGTTTTGTTCAAAATAGATGCCACAACCAATACGCCTGTAGAGTTCAGGGGCGAGGCTTACATCCGAGTTGGTTCTTACAAGAAGAAGTTATCAGACTTCGAGGAGAAGGAAAGGAAGATTTGGAAAAAGCAAACTGGGTATGACTGGTCAGCACAGATCTGCCAAGATGCAAGTATTGTTGACCTTGCTCCTGACGGTATCGTCAAGGCTAAGAATGAATTCATACAAAAAAATCCAAAATTCTCAGAGGATCTGTCAAACTGGGACGACGTAACATTCTTGAACAAGGCAAAAGTCACAGTTGGCGGGCAGATAACTAACACGGCCGTCCTTCTTTTAGGTAAACCTGAGTCGGAGCGATATCTGCTACCCTCTTTGGGACAAATCACTTGGGTGCTAAAAGA
It includes:
- a CDS encoding ATP-binding protein → MRKRNATNSINLERIGKIVNMTQEELEQSLNELRGLPDETEWVEFKVNNYNPRIIGEYISALSNSACLHDRANGFLIYGIQDKTHSVVGTSFKPKQTKIKNEELAPKTITSKN